Proteins found in one Cataglyphis hispanica isolate Lineage 1 chromosome 15, ULB_Chis1_1.0, whole genome shotgun sequence genomic segment:
- the LOC126855260 gene encoding protein drumstick isoform X1 — MFAIMPMETEGHGREFGRRQKMRAKCTVEFVCKYCQRRFTKPYNLMIHERSHKDDVTFTCEVCGKSFKRQDNLKQHRSIHSVPYKGSNGYSNGYSNGYSRY; from the exons ATGTTCGCGATAATGCCGATGGAGACAGAGGGGCACGGCAGGGAGTTCGGCCGGCGGCAGAAGATGCGCGCCAAGTGCACGGTAGAGTTCGTCTGCAAGTACTGCCAGCGGCGCTTCACGAAGCCCTACAACCTCATGATCCATGAGCGCAGCCATAAGGACGACGTGACCTTCACCTGCGAGGTCTGCGGAAAGTCCTTCAAACGGCAGGACAATCTCAAGCAGCACAG GAGCATACACTCTGTTCCCTACAAGGGCTCCAACGGCTACTCAAATGGCTATTCAAATGGCTACTCTAGGTATTAG
- the LOC126855260 gene encoding protein drumstick isoform X2 — translation MFAIMPMETEGHGREFGRRQKMRAKCTVEFVCKYCQRRFTKPYNLMIHERSHKDDVTFTCEVCGKSFKRQDNLKQHRCGWR, via the exons ATGTTCGCGATAATGCCGATGGAGACAGAGGGGCACGGCAGGGAGTTCGGCCGGCGGCAGAAGATGCGCGCCAAGTGCACGGTAGAGTTCGTCTGCAAGTACTGCCAGCGGCGCTTCACGAAGCCCTACAACCTCATGATCCATGAGCGCAGCCATAAGGACGACGTGACCTTCACCTGCGAGGTCTGCGGAAAGTCCTTCAAACGGCAGGACAATCTCAAGCAGCACAG ATGTGGGTGGCGGTGA